In a genomic window of Rhopalosiphum maidis isolate BTI-1 chromosome 4, ASM367621v3, whole genome shotgun sequence:
- the LOC113549935 gene encoding zinc finger protein 883-like, with the protein MNGSVEIVVTEKSGEKRLVTVQGATVESTDDRRVHENIGYGIFVQGLNGDLAHLLLDQEEVGTMTVESLAKIINGQEAISVSGQIQINNLKIENVDLSNQEGTTEIYIAEEKNIAIDMANEAVANCQSLMRPNPMDELQCQKCGKRFSDVNALKSHEVSHELGENVDCKFLCTVCGEKFDKANALSAHLVIHRNIKLHHCEVCGLVFPDDQSLKEHAQVHSRQKLHACEKCDKKFPSSYRLFRHMTIHTENPPFVCDQCGVSVANKSDLKLHIMKHTGSAVYTCTECDKSFLKPSCLQRHSSVHTGERPLHCKTCNMTFTYSSNLCGHLIASTKAKPHPCTMCEKSFRRPSDLERHMMIHTGERPFVCQVCSMSFITNYNLKVHSMIHNGGLPYPCTSCDKAFSKPSELQRHKLVHSREKPFSCVKCEATFTNQSNLKAHMITHTGRKPFPCRICNKGFTRPSDVKRHMLTHTGCRPFACDVCGLAFADSSNLKKHSLTHSKDDQKLALQHQCPSCCMSFFSYEQLNEHLLSGNCTNNSGQAEPKYSCKECGATFNHALHLQEHAIMHSNHRSVHRCDVCNKTFIQESFLIAHKASHTESRPHRCDICLKRFKSTSHLKNHVMIHSGVKPFECTVCNKSFLKLASLRRHYATHDRINFSSAVCHQCGKSFLNQEYLKKHSVVHADA; encoded by the exons ATGAACGGTAGCGTGGAAATTGTTGTTACAGAAAAATCTGGGGAGAAACGTTTGGTCACTGTCCAAGGAGCCACCGTTGAAAGTACAGATGATCGACG ggTGCATGAAAATATTGGATATGGGATATTTGTTCAAGGATTAAATGGA GATTTAGCTCATCTATTATTGGATCAAGAAGAAGTGGGGACTATGACTGTAGAAAGTTtagcaaaaataatcaatggtCAAGAAGCTATAAGTGTATCTggacaaatacaaataaataatttaaaaattgaaaatgtggaTTTATCTAATCAAGAAGGAACAACAGAAATTTATATTGCTGAAGAAAAGAATATTGCAATTGATATGGCCAACGAAGCGGTGGCAAACTGTCAAAGTCTTATGCGACCTAACCCCATGGATGAACTACAATGTCAAAAATGTGGCAAACGATTTTCAGATGTTAATGCCTTAAAATCACATGAAGTGTCTCATGAACTTGGGGAAAATGttgattgtaaatttttgtgtACTGTCTGTGGAGAAAAATTTGATAAGGCAAATGCATTGAGTGCACATTTAGTCATTCATCGCAATATCAAGTTACATCATTGTGAAGTTTGTGGGTTAGTTTTTCCTGATGATCAATCTTTAAAAGAACATGCTCAAGTACATTCTCGTCAGAAACTACACGCTTGTGAaaa ATGTGATAAGAAATTTCCCTCAAGTTACCGACTGTTTCGTCATATGACAATTCATACAGAAAATCCTCCTTTTGTTTGTGATCAATGTGGTGTGTCTGTTGCAAATAAAAGCGATTTAAAACTTCACATCATGAAACATACTGGGAGTGCTGTGTATACATGTACTGAATGTGATAAGAGTTTTTTAAAGCCATCTTGTTTGCAACGACATTCAAGCGTACATACTGGTGAACGACCATTGCATTGTAAAACTTGTAACATGACATTTACTTATTCCAGTAATTTGTGTGGGCACCTAATAGCTAGTACAAAAGCAAAGCCACATCCGTGCACTATGTGTGAAAAATCATTTCGACGACCATCTGATTTAGAACGCCACATGATGATTCATACCGGTGAACGTCCATTTGTGTGTCAAGTTTGCTCCATGTCATTTAttaccaattataatttaaaagtacattCAATGATCCATAATGGGGGTTTACCTTATCCGTGTACATCTTGTGATAAAGCGTTTAGCAAACCTTCAGAATTGCAAAGACATAAATTGGTACACTCGAGAGAAAAGCCATTTTCATGTGTCAAATGTGAAGCTACATTCACAAATCAAAGTAACCTTAAAGCTCATATGATAACTCATACAGGTCGAAAACCATTCCCCTGTCGTATTTGTAATAAAGGATTTACACGTCCATCGGATGTCAAACGTCATATGCTTACACATACTGGTTGTCGTCCTTTTGCATGTGATGTATGTGGTTTAGCATTTGCAGATTCgtcaaatttgaaaaaacattCGTTGACCCACTCTAAAGATGATCAAAAACTTGCTTTGCAACATCAATGTCCATCATGTTGTATGTCATTTTTCTCATATGAGCAACTCAATGAACATTTGCTCTCTGGAAATTGTACCAATAATAGTGGACAAGCCGAACCCAAGTACTCATGCAAAGAATGTGGTGCTACGTTTAATCATGCACTTCACTTACAGGAGCATGCTATCATGCATTCAAATCATAGATCAGTGCATAGGTGTGATGTATgcaacaaaacatttattcaaGAGTCATTTTTGATTGCACATAAAGCTTCTCATACTGAATCGCGACCTCACCGTTGTGACATTTGTTTGAAGAGGTTCAAGAGTACATCTCATCTAAAGAATCATGTGATGATACATTCTGGTGTAAAACCTTTTGAATGCACTGTTTGTAACAAGTCATTTTTGAAGCTAGCTTCATTGAGACGTCATTATGCCACACATGATCGTATAAATTTCTCATCCGCTGTTTGCCACCAATGTGGTAAATCATTTCTCAATCAAGAGTATTTGAAAAAACACAGTGTTGTACATGCTGATGCGTAA